CCTCCGCCGGCCGCCGCACGCTCTGCCTGCTAAGGTTACCCAGGATTAATAATTCAGGTGACACTCGGAAAGACAAAACCGCCGGCCGCTGGTTTCTGAAGTCCCGGGAGGGCTCAGGCGCAGCACGGCCCGGTTTGGATGTGTGCCGGAGAAGCGCTGAGAAGGAAGGCACCTCCTCTTCTCTGTGCCAGCGGGAGCAAGCGGCCTCGAGGTGATGCCCATCCCCAGCAAGCACCCCAACATCGGCCGCTCGCAGAGCTGGGACGCTGCGGGCTGGTATGAGGGGAACTGGGAGAGCGAGAATGCCTTCGAGTACCAGAGGCCGCCAGGCCGGAGGAGCTCCCTGACCTATGGCGGTGAGGGCGGCTGGTACGAGCCACCGCGGGCAAATGATATCATCTTGCAGGGCGGTGCGGAGCTGAAGCAAGAGGCATACCCGTACCAGGATGCCACCTTCGCACCGGGGCCCCTGAGGAAGGGCTCTGTCCCCGACTTCGCCTACTGTGACCGGCCGGCGCCCATGGCGGGCCGGGGCTCTCTGCCACCCCAGGATTACTACAGCGACCCGTCGCTGTCGGCGAGGTCACCCAAGGACCCTCGACTCTACCGCGAGCACATGGCGGGCAGGCCGCTGGCGAGCTATGGGGCGCCTGGCAGCCGCCTGTCCTGGGACCAGAGCGCCGTGCGCCCACCTGCCCCACCCGATGCCACCCGCCTCTACAGAGACCCCAAGCTGGCCCTGGATGGGCAGCGGCTGCGTGGCAGAGATGTGTCCCCAGCGTGGTACGGCACGGAGCCTCCCGGCCCACGGTACGCGGCAGAGCCACCCGCCTTCCCCAGCAGGCCGGGCTACAGCGATGGGGCAGAGCGGGCTCCCGAGGTGGCAGCAGCGGCCAGGCAAGCTGTCCCCACCTGCCTGGTGGTGGatcccaccaccagcaccagcagcagctacgggccaggcagggagagcaccGGTGCCAAGGGTCCCTACGACAGCTACGAGGCGGCAGTGGCGACGCCTTCCCACCCACCGGTGCCACCTGCCTTCCCTGGGCCAGAGGGCAAGAGGAGCTTTGACCCCGAGTTTGTGGCGCTGCTGCGTGCGGAGGGCGTCTCTGAGAGCACctttgctgccctgctgcagcagggcttcGACTCCCCAAACCTGCTGGCCATGATGGAGGAGAATGACATCAAGTCGGTGGCACCCAACCTGGGGCAGGCCCGCGTGCTGTCCCGCATCGCCCACAACTAcaaggcagagatgcagctGCAGAGACAGGAGCGCAGGAGCGGGGCACTGCGCCCCAGGACCCGCTCCAACAGCTTCAGCCACCGCAGCGAGCTCCCGGCAGAATACGGGGTGCCCACCGTGGATGGCCCTGGCACCTCGCAGCACCCGCCACCACTGCAGCCACTGTCCCCAAGAGGTGTAGAGATACACCGCCGGCCATCCAGCGCCCCGACCCAACACCTGCTGGAGACCACCACCTACCCAGCCCCAGCGGGGCCTCCTCAGGGGCCACACTTTCTCCCCGGTTCGGGATACAACACCCCCCTGCCTTGCAGCACGCACCCGCGTCCCGCCTCTGCCTACTCCGCTCCGGTCGGCGTGCCCATGACGGCGGCCAACCCGCACGCCAGCCCCAAGACGGCGTACCCCACCACCTACACCGTGCCCATGGAGCTGATGAAGAGGGAGCGGACAGCGGTGGCGTCACCGGCACCCAgcccccacagcagcccccagctcctccGGCGgccggggacagcaggggacagcagcctgGCACCCACCGGACCCgccttccctgcccagctctccccGTACCCGAAGCTCAGCAGGCGCACGGGGCCCCCCGTCATCGTCTCCACCATGGCGTCGCCTGAACCAAGTAATTACTGAAGGGGCTTAGTCCATAGAGTAGTTTAGAGCCACCTTGTTGTTGCTTGTTTGACCcctcaaaaaacccacagtCAAATATCATGGGGGTTCATGTCTAAATATTAGACACTGTCCTATGTAGAAAATGAGGTGAAGGGGATTTtttgcctggctgtgctggccatTCAGAGCTAAAGAGGCTGATTCTTGCACAGTGGTTAAATTCCAAATACTTTATTTGTTTAGCCAACTTCAGTTAAACATGAGCGGTATCTCAGATAATGCTTCCAGGGTAAATCTTGCCGTTCCTGTTGTTTGTCGAGAACAGGAGATTAGACACTGTGCTGGCTGAGCAATTAGGACTACAGGGTTTGCTGCAGATTGACTTTTTACCGCTGTTATCAGGCACAAATGTGTCCCTGTAAGGAAATGGTTAGCATTGTTTTGACTAAATTCATCAGATAGTTAATGGTGTTATTCGAGAATCGACTTACCTTTGGTCATTACCTAAGGCTTTGCTTCTTATTATTAATTTGCTGTTTTATCAAGCATACAAAATAAACCCCTTGATTTCCTTCTCGAGATGCCTGTAAGTGAAGCGATAGAGCTGTTAAAGTAATAGGGCTGTGCTTAAAACTAAAAGCCTGTCATTAAGCACTGGAACAATAAAAATGAATGGTGGCTCCTAGACTTGCCTTCCCTTTCTAGAAACACTCAGGCTCTTGGCTGCTCGGATGAAAAGCTGCACAATCTGAGCAGGATCTGCTCCTCCACTTTGGagatgtggcactcagagccTGATAGAAACtaacccccaaaaccacccgGAGAAATACAAGGGAATTCATCAAATCCATTCATTTGTGCCTTGacctgtttgaaaaaaaatgtggaaagaCACCCCTTGGAATGTTTTTTTGCTGATAATGACTCTGTGAGCAGGGAGTTTTCTCCCTGGGCAGCGCAGCTGAACTCCCATGCAGATGATTCCCGAACAATTTGCCAtaccagcacacacacacaaagcctTAATAAGAGGGATACCATTTATAGGCATCGAGACAGTGCCAAACTGGTGATGCCATTCCACAGGAATCTAAATAAAGAATGATTTTGTGAGTGGAAATGATAAAGTTGTCAAAATGCAGACACTTGGCACACCCCTTTCCCTGCCATACCATAATTACACAGCTAGGAAGTAAATGCCGGTCCTTTCACGCTTACGAGTCCTTTATGTAGCTGGTGTAATGTATTGATTTCTAAAAAATGCTTCAATATTAGGCAACATGTTCTGTGTTGACATGGATCAGATGCTAAAGTAGTACATCCAggcagtatttttaaataaatgcagcTAAGAAGACGAACTGGCATAATGTGGGGAACACAAATATGTTCATTTATTTGCGCTGTGTCTCATTGAGCGGTCGATGCCGACGCAGCGACAGCTCTGGGCTGAAGGACCTTCAGAGCACAGGGATTGGGAGCAATCTCCTCCACCATGGGAAACAGAtctctccttccctggctcTCATTTATAAACTGCAAACCCCATTCTCTAAAAATCTTGAAATTATCCCTTCTCTTCACCAGAATTACTGGTACACAGCAAGAGGAagccagcagcatttctgtgctgttgaGCTCTTTCTTGCTACTCaaccctctttttttcctttttttcttcttttgcccACGACCATCTCATTTGCATGAGGATGACATTTGTTGCTCCAGTAATTTCATCTGATAATGGCCAGCTTGCAAAGCGGATCTGAAAACATATTCCTTAATTATGTGTTGCCAAGCAACGAGAGGGTTTGGCCATAATCACAGAAAGATTATCTTCTCATTGAAGGCCCTGAAAGGTTTAGCTGAAGTAGGACCTGTAAAAttgtcttcatttttatttatttcccccttttcctttccatatAGCCTGAGAGGTTTTCTTCCTgttaaactgtattttaaaagtagAAGCCAAGGTAAGGCACATGGAAAGATTAAAAATGGGGAAGTGTGTGGTTGTTTGTAGTTGtttgagctgtgctgagcaggagtGTTCACACTTACCCATAAGGGGATAAGCTGAGGGTAGAGATATGTTAAGATGTTGTAAAGCTTTGAGTGGATGGCAGAAACTTGACTAAATCCAGGAAAATTGTATTTGCCAGCCAGGATGTGTTTTCAGGAGTGATGAGCCTTCTCTTGGCTGTAGCTTTGGCTGTGGATATTTGAGTTAGAAGATAAAAGCAAATTCAGTATTAAACTCTGTCTCCAAATGgctgcaaatattttctgtcagtGTAGGTTAATGTCTACTCAGTCAGCAGAGGGTTATAAAGTGCATGTTACAGCCCAGTCATGTTTTGAAGCTTGTTGTATGGTTAAGACCTTAAACCAGACCATTTTGGGCTTTTTAAAAGTCTTGTTGAACTATGCATTGTAGTCTTTCTACAATGAGTTGTTCCTGAATGCCCCATTTATCATTTTATGCTGAGTTTGACACTCTGAGTGCTTTCTGCACTGTTCACTTTGGAGTTTGGACAGAGGGCTTGCAGGAGGGAGGTGTCTTCTCCTGCCTGGTGGTAGAGGCAGGATCCTGGGCAGGGATACAGGCACATGCACATGTTTATGGACCTCTTGCTTTGGCATGgtcagagaagggaaaaggagcaaTGAGATTTAGTGCTGcaactgctttgcttttcttaatTAGTAATAAGTTAGGTAAATTTGCCTTCCTGGGAGTTGCAAGGATTGTATGAAGAGGAGGTGGTGAATGAGCACCTTAAACCCGTTGCCGTGGTGGTAGAGTGACGTCTCCTGAGATGAGCCAGCTTCTCATGCCAGGAG
This genomic interval from Ammospiza nelsoni isolate bAmmNel1 chromosome 8, bAmmNel1.pri, whole genome shotgun sequence contains the following:
- the CTBP2 gene encoding C-terminal-binding protein 2 isoform X2 gives rise to the protein MPIPSKHPNIGRSQSWDAAGWYEGNWESENAFEYQRPPGRRSSLTYGGEGGWYEPPRANDIILQGGAELKQEAYPYQDATFAPGPLRKGSVPDFAYCDRPAPMAGRGSLPPQDYYSDPSLSARSPKDPRLYREHMAGRPLASYGAPGSRLSWDQSAVRPPAPPDATRLYRDPKLALDGQRLRGRDVSPAWYGTEPPGPRYAAEPPAFPSRPGYSDGAERAPEVAAAARQAVPTCLVVDPTTSTSSSYGPGRESTGAKGPYDSYEAAVATPSHPPVPPAFPGPEGKRSFDPEFVALLRAEGVSESTFAALLQQGFDSPNLLAMMEENDIKSVAPNLGQARVLSRIAHNYKAEMQLQRQERRSGALRPRTRSNSFSHRSELPAEYGHPPPLQPLSPRGVEIHRRPSSAPTQHLLETTTYPAPAGPPQGPHFLPGSGYNTPLPCSTHPRPASAYSAPVGVPMTAANPHASPKTAYPTTYTVPMELMKRERTAVASPAPSPHSSPQLLRRPGTAGDSSLAPTGPAFPAQLSPYPKLSRRTGPPVIVSTMASPEPSIRPQIMNGPMHPRPLVALLDGRDCTVEMPILKDLATVAFCDAQSTQEIHEKVLNEAVGAMMYHTITLTREDLEKFKALRVIVRIGSGYDNIDIKAAGELGIAVCNIPSAAVEETADSTVCHVLNLYRRNTWLYQALREGTRVQSVEQIREVASGAARIRGETLGLIGFGRTAQAVAVRAKAFGFNVIFYDPYLQDGIERSLGVQRVYTLQDLLYQSDCVSLHCNLNEHNHHLINDFTIKQMRQGAFLVNTARGGLVDEKALTQALKEGRIRGAALDVHESEPFSFAQGPLKDAPNLICTPHTAWYSEQASLEMREAAATEIRRAITGRIPESLRNCVNKEFFVTTAPWSVIDQQAIHPELNGATYRYPPGMVSVAPGGIPAAMEGIIPGGIPVTHNLPTVAHPSQAPSPNQPTKHGDNREHPNEQ
- the CTBP2 gene encoding C-terminal-binding protein 2 isoform X1, giving the protein MPIPSKHPNIGRSQSWDAAGWYEGNWESENAFEYQRPPGRRSSLTYGGEGGWYEPPRANDIILQGGAELKQEAYPYQDATFAPGPLRKGSVPDFAYCDRPAPMAGRGSLPPQDYYSDPSLSARSPKDPRLYREHMAGRPLASYGAPGSRLSWDQSAVRPPAPPDATRLYRDPKLALDGQRLRGRDVSPAWYGTEPPGPRYAAEPPAFPSRPGYSDGAERAPEVAAAARQAVPTCLVVDPTTSTSSSYGPGRESTGAKGPYDSYEAAVATPSHPPVPPAFPGPEGKRSFDPEFVALLRAEGVSESTFAALLQQGFDSPNLLAMMEENDIKSVAPNLGQARVLSRIAHNYKAEMQLQRQERRSGALRPRTRSNSFSHRSELPAEYGVPTVDGPGTSQHPPPLQPLSPRGVEIHRRPSSAPTQHLLETTTYPAPAGPPQGPHFLPGSGYNTPLPCSTHPRPASAYSAPVGVPMTAANPHASPKTAYPTTYTVPMELMKRERTAVASPAPSPHSSPQLLRRPGTAGDSSLAPTGPAFPAQLSPYPKLSRRTGPPVIVSTMASPEPSIRPQIMNGPMHPRPLVALLDGRDCTVEMPILKDLATVAFCDAQSTQEIHEKVLNEAVGAMMYHTITLTREDLEKFKALRVIVRIGSGYDNIDIKAAGELGIAVCNIPSAAVEETADSTVCHVLNLYRRNTWLYQALREGTRVQSVEQIREVASGAARIRGETLGLIGFGRTAQAVAVRAKAFGFNVIFYDPYLQDGIERSLGVQRVYTLQDLLYQSDCVSLHCNLNEHNHHLINDFTIKQMRQGAFLVNTARGGLVDEKALTQALKEGRIRGAALDVHESEPFSFAQGPLKDAPNLICTPHTAWYSEQASLEMREAAATEIRRAITGRIPESLRNCVNKEFFVTTAPWSVIDQQAIHPELNGATYRYPPGMVSVAPGGIPAAMEGIIPGGIPVTHNLPTVAHPSQAPSPNQPTKHGDNREHPNEQ